CTCCCTGTCGTCGAGCCTCTACATCCTCTTCGCCTTTGATGCCTTCAGTATCCGGGGAACCGCCATAACACCGGACTACGTCATGGGAACCATCCTCATCGTCTGCATTCTCGAGGCGACGAGGCGTACCGTGGGGAAGGAACTGATGATCCTCTCCCTTGTCTTTCTCGCCTACGGCTACTGGGGTGAATACATTCCCGGCGTCCTCGGCCACACCGGGTTCAGCTTCCGGCGCATCGTCTACCAGCTTTTCCTGTCCTCCGAGGGTATTTTCGGCATCTCCCTCGGGGTGTCGTCCACCTATATCTTCCTCTTTATCCTTTTCGGGGCCTTCCTCACCGAGACGGGCATGGGCCGGTTCATCAAGGACCTCGCCATGTCCCTCGCAGGGAGGACCATCGGCGGCGAGGCCAAGGTGTCCATCGTGGCCAGCGGCCTCATGGGAATGATCAACGGAAGCGCCGTGGGCAACGTGGCGGCCACGGGAACCTTCACCATTCCCCTCATGACCGGCGCCGGCTTCAAGCCGGTCTTCGCATCGGCGGTGGTGGCCGTGGCGGGAACGGGAGGCATGATCATGCCCCCCGTCATGGGAGCGGCATCCTTCATCATGGCGGAGTTCCTCGGGGTGCATTACGCCAAGATCATGCTGGCGGCGGCCATCCCGGCGGTGCTCTACTACCTGGCGGAGTACGCGGTCATCCATATCGAGGCCGTCAAGATGGGTATGAAGCCCATCCCCAGGGAAGAAATCATCCCGATCACGAAAGTCATGAGAGAGCGGGGACACCTGCTCGTTCCCATCATCGTCATCGTGTATCTTCTGCTCATCGGCAGAACGCCTCTCTACGCGGCTTTCTACGGCATCATCGCCTCGGTGGGAGTGAGTTTCATCACGAAGGAAACCCGGCTTACCTGGAAATCCTTCCTGAAAGCCATGGAGTCCGGAGCCAGGCAGAGCGTGGGCGTGGGCATCGCCTGCGCTGTTGTGGGCAACATCATCGGAATCACGAACCTCACAGGTCTGGGTCTCGTGCTTGGCGACAATATCGTCTCCCTCGCGGGGGGCAGCATCCTCATCACCACTTTCCTCACCATGATCGTGTGCGTCATCCTGGGCATGGGACTTCCCACAACGGCCTGCTACATCGTCACCGCCACCATCGCGGCACCTGCCCTTGTGAAACTTGGGGTCAACCCCCTGGCGGCCCACATGTTCGCCTACTACTTCGCCTGCCTTTCCAACCTGACACCTCCTGTGGCCATCGCATCCTACGGTGCCGCGGGCCTGTCGGGACAAAGCCCCTCGGCGGTGGGCTGGACGGGGTTCCGGATCTCCCTCGCGGGATTCCTCATCCCCTTCACCTTCATCTATAACCCGGATCTGCTGCTTGTGGGAGCGAACTACTTTTCCATCGCCCTGTCCACCGTGACGAGCTTCGTGGGGGTCATCGCCCTGGCGGCGTCGCTGCAGAACTACCTGTACGTTCCCATGAACGTCCTGCAGCGGCTGGGCATGTTCGTCGGAGCCATTCTGCTCATCTTCCCCGGCGCCGCGACGGACGCGGCCGGAGTCGGCCTTGCGGCAGCCGTGTTCTTCTGGCAGAGGGCGCAGCGGAAGGCCTCGGCCTCCCTGACCGCATAATCCGCAGAAGGGAGCTGAGACCAGTGAAAACGGTGCTGAAATGGGGAAAGGAGGACATCTTCCTCTCCATCCCCGACAAGAATATCCTGGCGGTGCTCGAACCCTCCGGAGGAGAGCCCGTGGCCGACCTGGCGGCGGAGGTCGCCCGGCTGGTGAAGCACCCCACGGCAGGGCCGTCCCTGGAGGAGACCGTCGGCGCAAACAAACCGAAAACGGCCGCGATCATCGTAAACGACATGACCCGGTCCACCCCCACCGCCGAGATGCTTCCTCCCCTGCTGGAGGAACTGGAGCGGCTGGGCGTTCCCTCGTCGGGGATTTCCATCGTTGTTGCCACCGGGACCCACCGCCCCATGAACGACGACGAGACGAGGCAGACCGTGGGCGATGCCGTGTTCGCAAAATACCGGGTGGAGAATCATGACTGCGACTCCCCCGACCTCGTGGACATGGGAACCCTGTCCACCGGAAACCGGCTGATGATCAACAAAACCGTGGCGGAATCCGATCTCAGGCTCGCCATAGGCGAGGTGCTTCTTCACTACTACGCCGGGTTCGCGGGAGGACGGAAGAGCATCCTTCCCGGAGTGGCCGGGCGGGAGACGGTCATGACGAATCACCGCATGATGACAGCCCCCGGGGTGGGCATCGGCGTGGTGGACGGCAACGTCCTCAGCGGCGAGATGGTGGAGGCGGTGGAAAAGTTCTGTCCGCTCCACTTCATCCTCAACTGCGTGTCCGACAGCTCGAAGCATATCGTCCGCGTGGTGGGGGGGCACTGGTACGACGCCTGGAGGGAGGGCATCGCCACCTTCCGCAAGTTCAACTTCGCCCCCATTTCGAAGAAGGCGGACGTGGTGTTCCTGTCGGCAGGGGGATTCCCCAAGGACATCAACATGTACCAGGCCCACAAGGCCCTCTACATGGCGTCGAGGGCCGTCCGTCCGGGAGGAACCCTGGTCTTTTTCGCCGAGCTGGCGGAAGGCTACGGACACAAGGTCTTCGAGGAATGGGCGAAGCGGCGCCTCGGCATTGACGGCGCCATCGCGGCCTTCGAGGCGGATTTCCGGTTCGGCGCCCACAAGCTGTACTACCTGGCCCGGCTGGCGAAGGAATGCACCATCCTGCTGTACTCACGATCCGGCAGGGAGGACAGCGAACTGATGTTCTGCGAGAAGGCGGAGTCCCTGGCGGATATCCTGCCTTCACTGGCGGAAAAGTACGGCGAAGATTTTACGTCCTACGTGATCCCCCAGGGGGGCATCGTCCTGCCCATGGAAGATGTCTGACGGTTTCCCCTTTGCCCTTCATGGGGTACAATGAAGGGCAGTTCATTATAAGGATGCCTTTTCCGGGCGGGCGACTGCCGAAGTCCGCCCGCCCGGACGCTTCCGGAAAGCCCAGGGGGGAAACTCGGTGCGACCCGTTCACGTTATTTATGTCAGTGCCGGAAACGGTCACAGGATGGCGGCGAGAGCCATCAGGGAATCCCTGGACCAGCGCATGGTTCCCAACGTGGTCATGGACCTGCTCGATTTCTCGAGCGACCTCTTCAAATGGTCCTACAGCGATGTCTACGCCTTCGTGAGCGAACATTCCCACCTGGCCTGCAGGATCATGTACGACCTCACCGACAAGAACCGGGAGGAGAGCGCCGCCCTCCGGCTTTTCGAAAAGATCTCCACCGAGAACGTGAAAAAATTCATGCGCTACATCGCCGAGAACGAACCCCGGAAATGCATCTGCACCCACTACTTCCCTCTGAACGTCCTCTCCCGCATGAAGGAAGCGGGGCTGTACAGCGGTCAAATCTACACGGTGATCACCGATTTCGGCCTCCGCCGCATGTGGGTGAAGGACCACGTGGACAGGTACTTCATCTCCGGCGACCGGGTTCTCCGGGGACTCCTGGCCCTCGGCGTCCCCAGGGAGAAGATCTCCATGACGGGGATTCCCGTCTCCCGGAAGTTCGCCTCCCTGAAGCGGGAGGGACGAAACTTCTCGAAGAAGCGCCTTTCTTTCCTCTTTGTGGCCAGCAGCATCCCGAACATCCTTGCTCTGGACATCCTGGCGGCCCTTTCGAGGTCCGGCCACCCCATCGACGTGACCGTGGTGACCGGACGGAACAAGGATCTCCTTGCGGACCTCGAGAACGTCACCGCTGGAGGCGGTCTTTCCCTGAAGGTCAGGGGCTTCGTGGACAACCTGGAGGAGCTCATGGCCCGGGCGTCGGTGCTGATCACCAAGCCCGGCGGCCTGACGGTGAGCGAGGCGCTCTGTGCGGGCGTGCCCATGATCCTCGTCAATCCCATCCCGAAACAGGAGACCAACAATTCCGCCTATCTCCAGGAGAAGGGGGCCGGTATTCTCGCCAGGACCGCCGGGGACGTGGAGCGGATCGTCGATCGCTTTTTCGCCGACCGGTCCGTTCTAGCCGCCATGGAAAAGGCCGCCTCTTCCATCGCCTTTCCCGGCGCCGCTGATGCCGTGGCGTCCCTGATCGCCGGCGGAGAGGGGAGGGACGGGCGATGAAGGAAACGGGAGGAACGGCTCCCCTGAAGGGAAATGCTTTTGCCGAAAGGTTCGGTGAGCTCTTCGGGTGCGGCGAGGGGACCGAGAAAGTGCGGCGGGCCCTGCAGATCATTTCCACCGTGTTTTCCAGCACGGTGGAAGGGATCGTGGTCACCGATCCCACGGGCATCATCCGCATGGTGAACCCTGCCTTTTCCTCCATCACGGGGTACAGCGCCGAAGAGGCGGTGGGAAGAAATCCCCGGATCCTCAAGTCGGACCGGCACCCTCCGAAGTTCTACGAAGACTTCTGGAAGACCCTGATCAACGAGGGGAAGTGGGAGGGAGAGATCTGGAACCGGAGGAAGAGCGGCGAAGTCTACCCCGAGTGGCTCTGCTGCTCGGCCGTCCATGATGAGAACGGGAACGTCACCGACTACATCGCCGTCTTCAACGACCTGTCGGAGGTTCATTTCAAGGATGCGCAGATCGAGCTCCGCTCCAACTTCGACCAGCTTACCGGCCTTGCGAGCAGGACCGTGTTCTACTCCCGCCTGGAAAGTGAGCTGGAGCGGCAGGGCCGGGACGGAAGGCGCCTTGCCCTCCTGGTGCTGGACATCAACCGCTTCAAGAACATCAACGATTCCCTCGGACATTTCGCAGGGGACGACGTGCTGCAGCAGGTGGGCGCGAGGCTGTCCCGCCACCTCGGCGGCAGGGACAGGGCGTCCCGGATCGGCGGCGACGACTTTCACATCCTCATCCCCGAGGCCCGCTCCGTGGAGGAGATTGCCTCCGGGGCGGAGAAAATACTCTCCCTGCTGAACGATCCCGTGGATGCGGCGGGGAACAGGATCTTTCTCAGCGCCTCCCTCGGCATCGCCGTCTTTCCCGATGACGGCAGGACGGCGGAGACGCTGCTCAAAAAAGCCGACATGGCCATGCACAAGGCCAAGGAACTCGGCATAAGCAATTTCCGGTTCTTCACCGGCGAACTGGGAGAGCAGGCATCGTCCAGGCTCCTTCTGGAGAACTCGCTGAGGCGGGGTCTCGAAAGAGACGAGTTCCGCCTGGTCTACCAGCCGAAGTATGACCTCCGGGAGGACCGGGTGTCCGGCATGGAGGCCCTGCTCCGCTGGCATGCCCCCGACCGGGTGATTCCCCCCTGGGAATTCATCCCCCTCGCTGAGGAGACGGGGCTGATCCTGCCCCTGGGCGAATGGGTCTTCCGGGAGGTCTGCCGCCAGGTTTCCCTGTGGACGGACGAAGGGTATCCTCCCCCCGAGGTGGCGGTGAACCTCTCGGCCCGGCAGTTCCACCAGGACGGGCTCGTCTCCGTCCTGAAGGCGGCCATGGATGAATATTCCGTGTCCCCTTCACGGATAGGCATCGAGATCACCGAGTCGGGGATCATGGAGGACCTGGTGGATTCGGTGGCCATTCTCTCGGCGGTCAAGGACCTGGGGATGACGGTCTACGTGGACGACTTCGGCACGGGGTATTCCTCCCTGAACTATCTCAAGCGGCTGCCCATCGACGTGCTGAAGATCGACAAGTCCTTCGTGGAGGGGGTCCTGGAGGACAGGAACGACGCCGCCATCACCCGGGCGGTCATCGGCCTCGGACGATCTCTCGGCATGGCCGTGGTGGCCGAGGGGGTGGAGACGAGAGAGCAGCTTGATTTCCTCAGGCAGAACGGATGTGATGGAATCCAGGGCTACCTGCTGAGTCCTCCTCTTCCGCCCGGGGAAACCCTCCGGTTCAGAAAAGCGGGGCATACCCCTTTGTTTCCCGCATAGGTCGGGATATAATCAAAGGAAAATATTCCGGACGCCGCTTTTTGCCCGGTACCAAAGCATCCGGGAATGAACCTAATACGGTCATTTCGGGAAGGAGTTGGAGTATATGCAGCATGTGAGTTCCCTTTCCCTGTACGATCAGGGCGATCACCGGTTCATCATGCTCGGATGGGAGGAGCAGGAGGAAGAGGTGGCCGTCCAGACGAACCAGTACGTCATCTCGTCGGGAGGAGAAGTGGTCCTTCTCGATCCGGGCGGAGCCCATGTCTTTCCCAGGGTCCTCGCCAACGTGGCCGAACTCTTCGAGCTGAAAAACATCAGGCATATTTTCTACTCCCACCAGGATCCCGACGTGTCGTCGGGGATCACCCTCTGGCTCTCCATGGCCGAGAAGGCCTCGGTGCACATTTCGGGTCTGTGGGTGCGGTTTCTTCCCCATTTCGGAATCTACGACGTGAAGCGCATCGCCCCCATTCCGGACAAGGGCGAGACAGTCACCCTGGGCAACGGGAAGAAGCTTGTCATGATCCCGTCCCACTTTCTTCACTCCACCGGATGCTTCTCCCTCTACGACCCTGCGTCGAAGATTCTCTTCACCGGGGACATCGGCGCGGCCATCTTCCCCCGGGGCGGCCGGTATCCCGTGACGGAGGACCTGGATTCCCACCTGAAGTACATGGAGGGCTTCCACAGGAGGTACATGGCGTCCAACGCCGCATGCCGCCGGTGGGTCAAAATGGTGTCCGCCCTCGACGTGGAGCACATCGCCCCCCAGCACGGCGCTTTCATCAAGGGCCGGCAGAACGTGAAAAAATTCCTTTCGTGGTTCGAGAATCTCTCCTGCGGGGTGGACGTTCTCGACGAAATCTACGGCCGCTGACGGCCCCGGCCGGGAGGACGACGGAATGGAGCGCAAGTATTCGGAAGTGATCCACCAGCTCGGCAGCGCTTATTTTGCCAACACCCTCATGAACTCCTTCATGGCCCAGCTTGACGAGGTGCTGGTGAACCGCGTCCGTTCAGTGGAGGAGGAGATAGCGGAGACGTCGGAGCGGTTCGTGCAGCTCAGCCGCGTTCTCAGCGATCTTCAGGCCGAGTTTGACAGGAGCGGTCGGGAGACCAGGGAAACGGTGGAACAGATCAACCGGATGAACGGCGACCTCGTAACAGAGCTTCAGCGTTCCGGCACCGACCTCGAAGGCATGAGCGAGAACGTGTCCCGGACCGTGGACGCCACCACCGGCACTCTCGAGTCCTTCCTGGAGATCGAAAAAATGTCGAAGGAAATCCAGCGTATCGCCAAGCAGACCAATCTTCTTGCGCTGAACGCTTCCATTGAGGCGGCCCGGGCGGGGGAACACGGAAGGGGATTCGCCATCGTGGCGAAGAACGTCCAGGAACTTGCCGCCGAAACAAAGGCGGCCTCCGAGTCCATCGGAGCCAAGGTGGGGGAGATCTCCGGCTCGGTGGAGCGGGCCATGGAGGACATCCGGGGGATCAGCGACATGTTTGACATGATCCGCCGGTCCCTGACAACCTTCACCAGGTTCCTCGACACCAACAAGGCCTTCATGGAGAGGATGGAGCGGACCATGGCCGACGCCGGGGAGAAGGTCAACAGGAGTTCCGGCGAAATGGAGAGCTCCGTGGAGGTTCTGGGTGATGCCTCCAGGAAATTCGGATCCATGGCGGCCACCATCTCGGCCATCGTCCTGGCCCAGAAGAATCTCAAGAAAATCAGGCTCTGACATGGAAAAACCGCCCTCGGCAGAACCGCAGAACAGATACGGGGAAACCGGCGGGGAGAACGTGGTCGATGTTCCCCTGGACGACCTTTGCCATTACCGGGGAAAGGTGGCCGAGGACATCATTTCGGAGGACGGGGCTCTGCTCCTTCCCAGGGGCAGCGATATCCCGCTGATGCTCCGGACCATGCCCGGAATAACGAAGACTCTCCGGCGCTGGAACAGGGAGTTTATCCCCGTCCAGGTCTCTTCCGACATCACGGAGGAAGAGTTCGAGGCCGTCCTCCGGGCCATCGAGCCGAAAACCCGCATGCTTGACCCGGGACTGGCACGAAGGGCCATCGACCAGGTCGAGGAAGTCTACTCCAGGATTTCGGAGAACGGGCATTCCCGGGAGGGAATGGAAACCCTCGAAAAAGAGGCGGACAGGCTGGCCCGGGACGTGATGCGGTCCCCCCAGATTCTCCTCTGTCTCGGCAAGGTGAAGGATTCCGATGAGTACACCTTCATCCATTCTCTCAACGTGGCCCTTCTCTCTGGATATCTCGCCTCCATACTTCATCCCGGGGACGAAGAACTCGTGAAAACCATGACCTTCGGCGGACTGCTCCACGACCTGGGGAAGGCGAAGGTCCCCCAGGAAATTCTCAACAAGCCGGGCCGTCTGACCTCCGAGGAGTTCGAGATAATGAAGACCCATTCCATCCACGGGATGGTCTCCGCCGTGGCGTCGGGGGTGAGCGACCGGCGGCTGCTCTCGGTGGTGAGGAGCCACCACGAGCGTTGGGGAGGGGACGGGTACCCCGACGGACTGAGGGAGAACCGGATTTCCATCCACGCCAGAATTGCCGCCGTGGCCGACGTGTTCGACGCCCTCACGGCAAAACGGGTGTACAAGGATCCCATGAGGAGCAGGGAAGCGGTCTCCATGATTCTCGAATCTTCCGGAAGCAGCTTTGACGGGGCCATCGTCCGGGCCCTTCTTCTGTCGGTGGGGCTCTATCCCCCGGGAACGGTGGTGGAACTCTCCGATTACAGCGTAGGTGTTGTCACCGGTGTCCGGAACAAAGACCTGCTCCGCCCACAGGTCTGCCTCTCGGTGGATTCCAGGGGGCGCCGGCCGGAGTCGCCTGCCATCATCGATCTTTCCCTCGGGACGGACCTCTTTATCCGTCGGTCCCTAAACGACATGGGAAAGGGCGTTGTCTACGGACGGACCGAATCCTGAGGCTCACCTCAGGGAATCTTCTATTTCCCCTATTTTTTCCTCGAATCCGTAGATGGTGGGATCAATGTCGTCCACCACGGCGTTCAGCTCC
The window above is part of the Aminivibrio pyruvatiphilus genome. Proteins encoded here:
- a CDS encoding TRAP transporter permease, with protein sequence MTDQNGKLNENQEPVVDIISEEEAEKVLEKADAESRFRKYTGKWAAAITVIAVAMSLFHLYTSGFGTLMAMKQRSVHLAFLVLLTFLLYPGSKRAPRGRPSAVDCFWLALSLSSSLYILFAFDAFSIRGTAITPDYVMGTILIVCILEATRRTVGKELMILSLVFLAYGYWGEYIPGVLGHTGFSFRRIVYQLFLSSEGIFGISLGVSSTYIFLFILFGAFLTETGMGRFIKDLAMSLAGRTIGGEAKVSIVASGLMGMINGSAVGNVAATGTFTIPLMTGAGFKPVFASAVVAVAGTGGMIMPPVMGAASFIMAEFLGVHYAKIMLAAAIPAVLYYLAEYAVIHIEAVKMGMKPIPREEIIPITKVMRERGHLLVPIIVIVYLLLIGRTPLYAAFYGIIASVGVSFITKETRLTWKSFLKAMESGARQSVGVGIACAVVGNIIGITNLTGLGLVLGDNIVSLAGGSILITTFLTMIVCVILGMGLPTTACYIVTATIAAPALVKLGVNPLAAHMFAYYFACLSNLTPPVAIASYGAAGLSGQSPSAVGWTGFRISLAGFLIPFTFIYNPDLLLVGANYFSIALSTVTSFVGVIALAASLQNYLYVPMNVLQRLGMFVGAILLIFPGAATDAAGVGLAAAVFFWQRAQRKASASLTA
- a CDS encoding methyl-accepting chemotaxis protein, which gives rise to MERKYSEVIHQLGSAYFANTLMNSFMAQLDEVLVNRVRSVEEEIAETSERFVQLSRVLSDLQAEFDRSGRETRETVEQINRMNGDLVTELQRSGTDLEGMSENVSRTVDATTGTLESFLEIEKMSKEIQRIAKQTNLLALNASIEAARAGEHGRGFAIVAKNVQELAAETKAASESIGAKVGEISGSVERAMEDIRGISDMFDMIRRSLTTFTRFLDTNKAFMERMERTMADAGEKVNRSSGEMESSVEVLGDASRKFGSMAATISAIVLAQKNLKKIRL
- a CDS encoding HD-GYP domain-containing protein → MEKPPSAEPQNRYGETGGENVVDVPLDDLCHYRGKVAEDIISEDGALLLPRGSDIPLMLRTMPGITKTLRRWNREFIPVQVSSDITEEEFEAVLRAIEPKTRMLDPGLARRAIDQVEEVYSRISENGHSREGMETLEKEADRLARDVMRSPQILLCLGKVKDSDEYTFIHSLNVALLSGYLASILHPGDEELVKTMTFGGLLHDLGKAKVPQEILNKPGRLTSEEFEIMKTHSIHGMVSAVASGVSDRRLLSVVRSHHERWGGDGYPDGLRENRISIHARIAAVADVFDALTAKRVYKDPMRSREAVSMILESSGSSFDGAIVRALLLSVGLYPPGTVVELSDYSVGVVTGVRNKDLLRPQVCLSVDSRGRRPESPAIIDLSLGTDLFIRRSLNDMGKGVVYGRTES
- a CDS encoding putative bifunctional diguanylate cyclase/phosphodiesterase, producing MKETGGTAPLKGNAFAERFGELFGCGEGTEKVRRALQIISTVFSSTVEGIVVTDPTGIIRMVNPAFSSITGYSAEEAVGRNPRILKSDRHPPKFYEDFWKTLINEGKWEGEIWNRRKSGEVYPEWLCCSAVHDENGNVTDYIAVFNDLSEVHFKDAQIELRSNFDQLTGLASRTVFYSRLESELERQGRDGRRLALLVLDINRFKNINDSLGHFAGDDVLQQVGARLSRHLGGRDRASRIGGDDFHILIPEARSVEEIASGAEKILSLLNDPVDAAGNRIFLSASLGIAVFPDDGRTAETLLKKADMAMHKAKELGISNFRFFTGELGEQASSRLLLENSLRRGLERDEFRLVYQPKYDLREDRVSGMEALLRWHAPDRVIPPWEFIPLAEETGLILPLGEWVFREVCRQVSLWTDEGYPPPEVAVNLSARQFHQDGLVSVLKAAMDEYSVSPSRIGIEITESGIMEDLVDSVAILSAVKDLGMTVYVDDFGTGYSSLNYLKRLPIDVLKIDKSFVEGVLEDRNDAAITRAVIGLGRSLGMAVVAEGVETREQLDFLRQNGCDGIQGYLLSPPLPPGETLRFRKAGHTPLFPA
- the larA gene encoding nickel-dependent lactate racemase → MKTVLKWGKEDIFLSIPDKNILAVLEPSGGEPVADLAAEVARLVKHPTAGPSLEETVGANKPKTAAIIVNDMTRSTPTAEMLPPLLEELERLGVPSSGISIVVATGTHRPMNDDETRQTVGDAVFAKYRVENHDCDSPDLVDMGTLSTGNRLMINKTVAESDLRLAIGEVLLHYYAGFAGGRKSILPGVAGRETVMTNHRMMTAPGVGIGVVDGNVLSGEMVEAVEKFCPLHFILNCVSDSSKHIVRVVGGHWYDAWREGIATFRKFNFAPISKKADVVFLSAGGFPKDINMYQAHKALYMASRAVRPGGTLVFFAELAEGYGHKVFEEWAKRRLGIDGAIAAFEADFRFGAHKLYYLARLAKECTILLYSRSGREDSELMFCEKAESLADILPSLAEKYGEDFTSYVIPQGGIVLPMEDV
- a CDS encoding MGDG synthase family glycosyltransferase, giving the protein MRPVHVIYVSAGNGHRMAARAIRESLDQRMVPNVVMDLLDFSSDLFKWSYSDVYAFVSEHSHLACRIMYDLTDKNREESAALRLFEKISTENVKKFMRYIAENEPRKCICTHYFPLNVLSRMKEAGLYSGQIYTVITDFGLRRMWVKDHVDRYFISGDRVLRGLLALGVPREKISMTGIPVSRKFASLKREGRNFSKKRLSFLFVASSIPNILALDILAALSRSGHPIDVTVVTGRNKDLLADLENVTAGGGLSLKVRGFVDNLEELMARASVLITKPGGLTVSEALCAGVPMILVNPIPKQETNNSAYLQEKGAGILARTAGDVERIVDRFFADRSVLAAMEKAASSIAFPGAADAVASLIAGGEGRDGR
- a CDS encoding MBL fold metallo-hydrolase yields the protein MQHVSSLSLYDQGDHRFIMLGWEEQEEEVAVQTNQYVISSGGEVVLLDPGGAHVFPRVLANVAELFELKNIRHIFYSHQDPDVSSGITLWLSMAEKASVHISGLWVRFLPHFGIYDVKRIAPIPDKGETVTLGNGKKLVMIPSHFLHSTGCFSLYDPASKILFTGDIGAAIFPRGGRYPVTEDLDSHLKYMEGFHRRYMASNAACRRWVKMVSALDVEHIAPQHGAFIKGRQNVKKFLSWFENLSCGVDVLDEIYGR